The following nucleotide sequence is from Nesterenkonia xinjiangensis.
GGTCCTGTCCGCCTTCGACCAGTGCGCCGCAGGGACCTCCCGCAGGATCACCGTGGTGTTCTCCGGGGTGGCCCCCACCTCCTGCTCGGCACAGCGATGCAGGGCGGAGATCAGGCCCCTCAGCTGTTCCGGCGATCGGCCGACAGCGATGGACACGTCGATCAGCGGCATGTGAGCTCCTTTCAGCCGCGCATGACGAAGGGATCCGCCACGGGGCCTTCGTCGGTGTTGATCCAGACGCTCTTCAGCCTGGTGTACTCGCGGATGGATTCCATGCCGTGCTCGACGCCGGCGCCGCTGGCTTTGAAACCCTGCCGTGGAGACATCGGGGACATCGCTCGATAGGTGTTGACCCACACGGTGCCGGCGTCGAGCCCCCGAGACATCCGGTGGGCGCGGGCGAGATCACGGGTCCACACGCCCGCGGCGAGCCCGAACTCAGTGTCATTGGCCAACCGGAGGGCCTCTGCCTCCGTATCGAACGGCATGACGGCTGCGACGGGGCCGAAGATCTCCTCCCGGACGACTCGCATGTCGTTGGTGACATCGGTGAGCACCGTGGGGGCGTAGAAGTAGCCTGGCAGCTCGGTGTCGGGTCGGCATCCGCCGGTGTGCACGCGTGCGCCTTCCGTCACGCCTGTCTTCACATAGGAGGCGACCTTATCCCGCTGAGCCTCGAACGCGAGAGGTCCGAGTTCGGTCTCGTCCTGCAGCGGATCGCCGATGACGATGCTCTGTGCTCGCTCGGACACCTTCTCCAGGAGCTCGTCGTAGACGCTCCGGTGCGCGAAGACCCGGCTGCCGGCGATGCAGGTCTGGCCGGCGGCGGCGAAGATGCCGGCCACCACTCCCATGGCCGCGTTGGAGACGTCTGCGTCCTCGAAGACGATATTGGGGCTCTTCCCGCCCAGCTCCAAGGTGCAGCCGATGAACCGGGACCCCGCGGAGGCCGCGATCGCCGAGCCCGTCGTGGTGGATCCGGTGAACGAGACCTTCGCGATCCGCGGATGGTCCACCAGCGGCTGCCCGGCCTCGGTCCCGTACCCGGAGACGACGTTGACCGCTCCCGGGGGGAACCCTGCCTCCAGGGCCAGCTCCGCCAGTCGCAGGATCGACCGGGTCGTGTGCTCGGAGGGCTTGATGACCAGCGTGTTCCCCGCCGCCAGCGCGGGAGCCAGCTTCGAGGTGGTGAGAGTCAGCGGTGAGTTCCACGGGGTGATCGCACCGACCACGCCCAGCGGCTCACGCATCGTGTAGTTCAGCATCAGCGGCGAACTCGTCGGAATCTGGTCGCCCTGGATCTTGTCGGCCAGGCCCGCGTAGTAGTGCAGGTACTCCGGCAGGGCCGTCAGCTGCCCCCGCATCTCACGCAGCAGCTTGCCGTTGTCCAGAGATTCGCAGCGAGCCAGCTCTTCGGCGTTCTCGGCGACGAGATCGCCGAGCCGTCGCAGGAGGTGCCCACGTCTCGTCTGCGAGAGATCCCGCCATCGCGGGTCGGAATATGCGGCATGGGCGGCCTGCACGGCCCGGTCGACATCGGGTGCAGTCCCGCGGGCCGCCTCATAGAGGACCTCCAGAGTCGCAGGGTTCCGGCTCTCGAAGTGCTCTCCATCGCTCGGGGCGACCTGTTCGCCGCCGATGAAGTGTCCGTGACGCTCAGTCATGGCATGCTCCTGTCCTGTCATCGAGGAAGGTGATCAGTGTCTCGGCCAGGTGCTCGGGATGCTCGAGGGGCAGCATGTGGCGGATGCCCTCGACGACGACCGCTCGTCCGTCCTCGGCGGCGTCTGCGAGGCGCCTGCTCATCTCAGGGGTGGACCCGGAGTCCTCCGATCCGGTCACTGCCAGCACGGGGACCTCGAGCTGAGGAACATCCTGGATGATCTGCTTGTCGGCGGTGGCGAACACCTCGTAGACGCGCAGATACGAGGAGACATCGTTGGCCAGCAGGACGCGTCGGACGTCCTCGACCCGATCGGATGAGACGGGAGTGCCCGTCGGGAACCAGCGTTGCAGCGAGGCCTCGACGCTTCCGGGGAAGTCCCGGGCTGCATGATGGAGTCGCTCGCCCACTGCACTGACCTGCTCGGGGCTCCGGTCGTAGACCGAGCTCACGCAGGTCAGAGTCGCCGCCCGCCCCGGATCACGCCGCACGAGGCGAGCAGCGATGAGCGCCCCGACGGAGAAGCCGACCATATGCATCCGGTCCGGCACCCGAGCCGCCACGTCGTCGACGAGATCGTCCAACGTCACAGATCCGCCCAACGGCGGCTGCGAACCATGACCCGGCAGGTCGATCGCCGTCACCGTCCGGCAGCTCCCGGCGGTGATCGCCTCCTCCAGGTCACGCCAGATCGAGCTGTCCAGCCCGACGCCGTGGAGCAGGACGATGGGGACCGCCTCGTCATCGACCATCACTGCTCTGTGGAGAGGTCCGCAAGTCGCTGCTGCGGACGTCCCTGAGCCGCCGCCGCAAGCGCGATGACGATCTCTCCGGCATGGGGTGCATCCGACAGCCGCACTTCGACCGTCTGGTGATGGGAGCGGATCGTCGCATCGGTGATGTGCTTGAGCGGGATGTCGAAGAGCACGCCGGCCGGTCCGCGTTTCTCGACGGCCGGCAGCAGAGTGGTCGCCTGGGTCGCCTGCCGGAAATGGTCACCGAACTTCAAGGTGTGGATCAGTGCAGAACCGTGCTCCACCTCACCGTCGAGTCCGACGATCGCAGCCTTTCCGTAGGCCTCGACCGGCGCCCCGAGGGCTTCGACGACTCGAGGGGCCAGCAGGGCACCGATTTCGGAGGCCGTGGTCTCGATCCCCGGCTGGAGGTCTTCGACGAAGCCCTGCCCTCGCCAGGGGTTCTCGATGACGGCCGCGACCACTGCCACCCGTGCCGCAGGATCGACGTGTCGCCCTCCTTCCTGATGGATGTCTTCGATGATGGTGGTGATCTTCCTGATGGTCATGCCTTGACTCCTCTGAGGACTTCCGATGTGACGACTGGATCTGTGGTGCGGTCACCGAGACGTGGATGGGGTCGGGGCCCTGTGGAGGCGGCGGTGACGAGGACGATCTCGTCCGGCGCCGGAGCGTCGCCGACCCTGACGCTGGTGGTCTGGTAATGACTGCGACTGGTCGCGTGGGTCTTGTGCCACATTGGCACCATGAGCGGCTGACCGGCTTCAGCACGGTCATCGGCGAAGCACAGCACCGACGTTCCCTCGAGATACTCACGGACCAGGTTGCCGAAGTATGGAGTGTGGATGAGCGCGCCTGCGTGCTCCAGCTCCCCAGAAAGCCCGACGACGGCCGCTTTGCCGAACGCTTCGATGCGGTCGCTTCCGCCGAGGGCGGCGGTGAGCCGGTCTGTGAGCAGCTGAGCGAGCCGGGGAGCCACCCGCCGGGACTCCGGGGCCAGGTCCTCGTCGGCCCCCGTGCCGATCCACGGGTTTCGGAGGACTGCAGCCGCCGTGGCCTGCAGAATCGGACGCCCGGGCACTTTGCCCGCCTCCGAGAGCGTCTCCTGACGGTGACAGACGATCTTGCGGAGTCCCAGGTCGGCGGCGTCGGGCACGTGGATGCCGCTCATCGAGAGTCTCCTGCCGCGCCGGCATCCTGGGCGAAGTGCGGCATCACCTCGGTGGAGAAGAGCTCCAGGCTGCGCATCGCATTCTCGTGCTTCAGCCCCGGATGGGTGGTCCAGAGCATCATGTGCTCGAGTCCGACCTCATGCTGGAGCTCCTCGATCTTCTCGCGGACGTATTCGGGCGTGCCGACGAGCATGTTGCGCTCCATGAGCATGTCGAAGTCGAGGGTGTGCGCATCGGTGAGCTCCTCGTCCTGCTCCATGAGGTTGCCCAGACCCCGCCAG
It contains:
- a CDS encoding alpha/beta fold hydrolase; protein product: MVDDEAVPIVLLHGVGLDSSIWRDLEEAITAGSCRTVTAIDLPGHGSQPPLGGSVTLDDLVDDVAARVPDRMHMVGFSVGALIAARLVRRDPGRAATLTCVSSVYDRSPEQVSAVGERLHHAARDFPGSVEASLQRWFPTGTPVSSDRVEDVRRVLLANDVSSYLRVYEVFATADKQIIQDVPQLEVPVLAVTGSEDSGSTPEMSRRLADAAEDGRAVVVEGIRHMLPLEHPEHLAETLITFLDDRTGACHD
- a CDS encoding amino acid synthesis family protein, whose protein sequence is MTIRKITTIIEDIHQEGGRHVDPAARVAVVAAVIENPWRGQGFVEDLQPGIETTASEIGALLAPRVVEALGAPVEAYGKAAIVGLDGEVEHGSALIHTLKFGDHFRQATQATTLLPAVEKRGPAGVLFDIPLKHITDATIRSHHQTVEVRLSDAPHAGEIVIALAAAAQGRPQQRLADLSTEQ
- a CDS encoding aldehyde dehydrogenase — protein: MTERHGHFIGGEQVAPSDGEHFESRNPATLEVLYEAARGTAPDVDRAVQAAHAAYSDPRWRDLSQTRRGHLLRRLGDLVAENAEELARCESLDNGKLLREMRGQLTALPEYLHYYAGLADKIQGDQIPTSSPLMLNYTMREPLGVVGAITPWNSPLTLTTSKLAPALAAGNTLVIKPSEHTTRSILRLAELALEAGFPPGAVNVVSGYGTEAGQPLVDHPRIAKVSFTGSTTTGSAIAASAGSRFIGCTLELGGKSPNIVFEDADVSNAAMGVVAGIFAAAGQTCIAGSRVFAHRSVYDELLEKVSERAQSIVIGDPLQDETELGPLAFEAQRDKVASYVKTGVTEGARVHTGGCRPDTELPGYFYAPTVLTDVTNDMRVVREEIFGPVAAVMPFDTEAEALRLANDTEFGLAAGVWTRDLARAHRMSRGLDAGTVWVNTYRAMSPMSPRQGFKASGAGVEHGMESIREYTRLKSVWINTDEGPVADPFVMRG
- a CDS encoding tautomerase family protein, which produces MPLIDVSIAVGRSPEQLRGLISALHRCAEQEVGATPENTTVILREVPAAHWSKADRTIEERRAGPTTGP
- a CDS encoding amino acid synthesis family protein, with amino-acid sequence MSGIHVPDAADLGLRKIVCHRQETLSEAGKVPGRPILQATAAAVLRNPWIGTGADEDLAPESRRVAPRLAQLLTDRLTAALGGSDRIEAFGKAAVVGLSGELEHAGALIHTPYFGNLVREYLEGTSVLCFADDRAEAGQPLMVPMWHKTHATSRSHYQTTSVRVGDAPAPDEIVLVTAASTGPRPHPRLGDRTTDPVVTSEVLRGVKA